The genomic interval atttacataaGCCAGAACTGAGccgacacacacagaaccagcaGCGAGCgaaccgtgaggaaatatttgctgaattgtacaaaaagtatattggattaaaatcactcactgcccctttaaaacgCCCATATTgacaaaattgagatttcctggattttttcataataaataaggtctagggtCTGTAActacagacaaatacacacagtttgCATTCAGCAGATGGTTTTCTGGGATTAAATGTGACGTCATAGCGACGCAGTCTCTGTCTTAAGCCTCCAGCTTTCACCGTCATTCTGttgctttaattattatttttcctttgcaaAATTCCTCGGTAACTGGTGTCGGCCGCGGCCcgcgacgtggagctgctgctggggcagagacacCGGTTTTCCAGTCAGGTCCGCTGTGATTTCATGATTTCAGcattcacacagtcacaccgGCCGCTGTGACAGTGCATACTGCAGCGCGTCCAATCAGAAGAGTCTCATAacattaattagacaggccaaagttgacctgtttctttgcagagctccttaaaaagagatataaaaccatattgagatgttttttgctgttaaataaaacaaatatatcttcttaaggatcaaaacttcaaataacacaaagtTGTACTGTACAATATGCGACCTTCAAGAAACACTTAAATGTTCCCCTGTCTCTCCTGTAGGAGGCAGTATTGTGCCAAGTCTGGATGTATTCACTAACATCTGGTCAGTTTTTACAgagtaacaaaaacaacaggagcaTGTGAATGTAAGTCAACAatcagacttaaaaaaaaaaaagaagaatgattCGTACCTGTAAGGACTTGTAAAACTTTACTTTATGTTTTTTGCAACATGTTGCAAAAAGGAGTTAGGTGTGAGGAGTCAGGAGTGAGGAGTCTGGAgtggaggagtgaaggagtgaggggagtgaaggagggaggagggaaggagtgaaggagtctggagtggaggagtgaaggagtgaggggagtgaaggagtgaggagtgagaagtgaaggagtgaaggagtgaggagtgagaagtgaaggagtgaggagcgaaggagtgaaggagtcaggagtgaaggagggaggagggaaggagtgaaggagtgaggagtGATGGAgtcaggagtgaaggagggaggagggaaggagtgaaggagtgaggagtGATGGAGTCAGGAgtcaggagtgaaggagggaggagggaaggagtgagGAGTGATGGagtcaggagtgaaggagtgaggggagtgaaggagtgaaggagggaggagggaaggagtgaaggagtctggagtggaggagtgaaggagtggaggagtgaaggagggaggagggaaggagtgaggagcgaaggagtgaggaggagtgaaggagggaggagggaaggagtgaaggagggaaggagtgaTGGagtcaggagtgaaggagtgaggggagtgaaggagggaggagggtaggagtgaaggagtgaggagtgaaggagtgagaagtggaggagtgaaggagtgaggagtgaaggagtgagaaGTGGAAGAGTGAAGGAGTgagaagtgaaggagtgaaggagggaggagggtaggagtgaaggagtgaggggagtgaaggagtgaggagtgaaggagtcTGGAGTCTGGAGGCAGCGGAGGTCTCGTGTTTCACCGGCCCTCGGGGGCGGAGCGTCGGAGGCTCCAGACCGACCAGAGGAGCCGCTGCTCGGAGGAACTCGAGTCTTGTCGTGTGTTGAtgctcctccgtctcctccgtctcctccgccgCTCGACATGACGACTCTTCTCCGCAGTGAGTTCCTCCGTTGTTTGACGTTATTGAAATTGAAGAAAGAGGagttaaaacaataataataaactccTGAATAACTTTCACTGGGACATAATTGTCTCCAGGTTGGATTCAGATCCTCCGGGAACAAAAGCTCTCACGTCTGTCGTGTCGCACTGAGAAAACCTTCATATAAACTTTAATGTTCACATCATTGTTTATTGTCGCcttaaaattaataattcaatcctgttctttatctttttattttattaatgttttgatttatttatcaacAGTCAACATAAAACGTATTGTTGTGACGTAAGAATAGATTTTTCAGAAAGCTGCTCATTCtatgttgtttgtgtattttattatatgacctatttagttttacttttaattatgCATAATGTGTCTATTTGTATTACTTTCATATACTTGATGAATTATTGACATGAAACTGGCCTGTTGATTCTATGGTTCATACAGGCTGGTACAGTATagtatagttttatttttatggccaAGACCCCGATGTGTTTGTGGTGAACTGTGGTCTGTCGAGAGGAGTCAGCACAATCCAGCAGCTGCTTATTATACAGTAAGAGTATAATAACAGCATGTGTCAGTTAATGCGAGTCTCACCTCGAGTGGCCcgctgtgaggaggaggaggagggtgatgatgaAGGCCTCTGTCTTCATTAACGGGCCCAGCGACTGTAACTGTTTAGAACTCAATGAGGTTATGATCATGTTTCTGTACTCGTTCaagtttttaattgttttgtagAGAAATGTTCCTGATAATTTCTTGTTATTAAGTTGTTTGTACATCTATGATAGATTTCTCATTTGGGCATCATCAGATAAACATTTACActtgttttaatctttttttctcttgtttctttACTTTACAGTTTAAGCTCCGCCCCCTGAAAAAACAACTCTTTCGACAGTTTAAAACGACTTTATGGTTGGTGAGCGTGtgaaggtcaggggtcagggtgAGAATTAGCACAATAACTTAAGAATTTAAGTAAAATCCATTTCGATACATAAAGTTGAAGGACtcaccaggtccaccgctgacctctgacctctgacctccgaaCGCAAGTCTTACATCGtgtttttggtggaggacagtctcgtTCAAAAGGtactaaaataaatcatatttaatataagtatattattattagatcAAGTAAAatcaagtttatttttaaaagcacatttaaacaaCCTGTTGACCAAAGTccaatcatttatttcattttattttttcaacacaTGAGCGAGAAGATCTGGTCCATAATCACATcactgtttgatttgttttgacttttttggggggaatatTAGATAGATTTTCTTCATTGGGCCTAATTATTTTGGGCCAgttattttaatgaaatgatCGAAGTGGAAATCAGTCTTTGGTgtatgatagatgatagatgatagatgatagatacaGAACATGGAACATGACGAGTCAAGGTCACCACTGGTTGAATCTTCAgggtttcatgtttttatttaaaatcttaatgtgaaaagtgaaaagtaaCTGTATCTGTTGGATAAATGTAATGGAAGTAAGTGCAGTGAAAGTAATGGAAGCATATCACAGCTATGCTCCTTGAATAtatgtacttagttactttgtaccagcagcacaatgtgaagttctttatttttacacattcaTGAGGAGCAATAACTGTAAATACCTGCAGGCGTGAGTTAATCGTCTCCAGGCCTctgagtgtttctgtgtttcgcTGAGTCTGCAACCGGCCCGACACCAAACAGTGAGTCACCTTCACTCACATGAATCACCGAGTCCACTCACGCTTTGAGTTCGAGTCCTCCACGTAAAGATGATTAGTTTTAGTTCAGGTTCAGTAAAGATGTTTAGTTTTAGTTCAGGTTCAGAAAAGATGATTTAGTTTTAGTTCAGGTTCAGTAAAGATGTTCAGTTTTAGTTCAGTAAAGATGTAAAGTCGTGTTTCTGACTGATTCTCCATGTGGCTCCTACATGAGGCTGCAGATGACAACAGTGATTTTGCAGGTCATTTGCTAAATGTCTGTTATTATGGCTGGTAATTCAGTAGCACATTGTTAAGTCTTTAGTGTGAGTGAGTCatcggcctgtgtgtgtgtgtgtgtgtgtgtgtgtgtctgtgtgtgtgtgtgtgtgtgtgtgtgtgtgtgtgtgtgtgtgtgtgtgtgtgtgtggcactttGTTTTACCTCCTGCATGAAAGTTTATACCCTccactagaaaaaaaacaccaaagtttTCCAGCTTGAGGTCTCcgctctgatgtgtgtgtgtgtgtgtgtgtgtgtgtgtgtgtgtgtgtgtgtgtgtgtgtgtcaactgcTGCATTCTTATGAAATCACTTCTGGTGCAAATCTCTGCACTATTATTTACAAGTGGTGAGATGTCTGTTGCCTGTGAATCGACCATGTGCAGAACATCTGGATCTATGATCTATGATCTGTAatctgtgatttgtgattttatcAAACAGACTCTGTGCCGCTCACATTCAGATGTTTGGCCAATTTGTCATTTGTAGCGTTTTATTGCTGTAGTTTGATCAAAGTGAAATTAATTTTACGACATCATATCCAGTAGATTTTGCTCTGATGATCAATCACCACAGGATTTGTAAGCAACATCTTAATGTCAAGTAACTATGAAATAAAagctgcaaaataaatgtagagAAAAATCAACTGTGTAGAATTTAAcaaccagtttaaaaaaacctaaCAGATTTACTTCCTCTGGCTCCTAGTTTGTTCTAGTGTTTTAGACTTTTTCATCTCACTGATGAACTTTAAGGATTTTTCGTGGCTGTACATCTCACTTTATGTTTTACTTTATAGAATCATATGAGCACGTGGATCTTTTTAACGCCTCTTGGAGCAGCACAGTAACAGTCGGGGCCTCGCTGCTCTGGAACGAGCGGCCTGAGGGAGTCGAGTTCACTGAGTCAGcagcactttttaaaactcttcCTCAAACAGGCTTTTAGCAGAGAGCTCGTCTGGATTTCACTACTTACATCTGACAGTTTCCGTCAGTTTTTAATGTTGCGTTGCTGGAATAGTTTTTGATTTCTTCTGTCATTACGTCTTGTGGGTTGATCATGTGTtggtgccccgtgtgaggcACGTTGTAACTACATGTTCCCAgggcagtgaaaacacacaggtgTCACGTCAGCAGGTACAGTGGGAGTGAAGTGGATGAATAGCAGCTCTGTATCCTTCAGTAAACACACCACCAAATAGCACTGTGGGAAAAACTGCATTAGAAAATAGAAACCGCTCTGTAGGAAAATGTTCCTATCTCtagaaagagaaaagcaaacagacaaactatGTTTCCAGAGAATATTGTTGGCAccaggtttattttttctctgttgttccaaaatctctctttctttcttttctttctcgtgtccttgtttttttctgatatcCTCTGTAAACGTAAACCGTCCTCTGACTGAACCCacgtctcctccagctctggaATCCTCCACCGTCGTGTCGGTCCAGCTCAGATTTAAACTCTCAGCCTCTTTAAGCCATTTCTGCTGGTTCTGATTATGAATATTCCTCGAGATGTCATTGGTGGGGATAATAAACATCTGtattacagcagcagctgtatgAATGAAGACACAACTCTCACgttggtgtttttgtctgtttcagtTCTTGCTGTGCTCTTCCTGCCTGGAGGTGAGACTTTTAATTCACTACATGCACGGAATGATTCACGTTTCATGTTTCCTGTTTGGTTGTGATCACACGTGGTGACGTGTTTGTTCCAGCGTGGGCTcagagcggcggcagcagcagtctcGGCGTGGTGGTGGAGACCAAGAACTTCACCGTCCCTGCCGGGTCGGAGGTGGTGCTGCCCTGCCACAGCCCCCGCATGGTGTGGACCCAGGACCGGCTGAAGGACCGTCAGCGGGTGGTGCACTGGGACCTGGTCCGCAGCAGCCCGGAGTATTCTGTGGAGAGGATCCTGGACATGTCCCCCGGAGCTCGCCAGAGGGTCTACAACGGGTTCAACAAGGGGCGCGTTTCCGTCCCGGTCTCCGCTTTCAACGACGGCAACTTCTCCCTCGTCATCAACAGTGAGAACAGACGAGCCGTGAAACACTTTGCTCCTCCGTTTATGATTTCATCTCACAGATGTTGGGATGCGTCTCTCTTCCAGATGTGGTGACGACGGACAGAGGCGTCTACACTTGTAATCTGCACCATCACTACTGCCAGATTCACCAGTCCATTCAAATCCAGCTCAACGTCACAAAGTCAGGTGAGGTCGGACTTGTGTTGTTCCCTCTGTGGTTATGCATCAAATACCATAAATCGCCAAGATACATTTTGTGAATGTATCTTTGCGTTTCCAGTCCGCAAAGAGAAGCGCTACTGGGACGGGGAGAAGACTGTGTTCGTGGTGTTGCTGGGCAGCTCGGTGGTGTTGCCCTGTGTGAACCGGCGCCCCCTGTGGAGGGAGGGTCTCCAGGAGGACCAGCAGCAGGTGGCTCACTGGGACTTCCAGGCCCCCGGGGTGCGTCCCGACCGGGCCGACCGCCTGGTCGACCTCTACGCCTCCGGAGAGCGTCGGGATTACGGACCTCTCTTCGCGCAGAAGAAGATGAGCGTGACCGAAGACGCCTTCACGCTGGGCGacttctctctgtccatctctgcCCTGAAGCCCGTGGACCGGGGCCTGTACTCCTGCCACCTGCACCACCACTACTGTGGCCTGAGCGAGAGACGCATCTTCAGGCTCACCGTGGGACCTCGGCCCCcgccctccgccgccgccaccaccaccaccgccaccgccaccgccaccacGGCTCCCAGGGTTTTCCAGAAGAACGAGCCAGAACCAAGTAAGTCAACACCAGAACTTTAACTTTTCCAGactgatgtaaatgtttttccCTCCATATGGCTTCTTTGTTGGCTTGTGCCCGGAGTGAGAACACTGCTCCTGGGAGCTTTTTTATTTGGTGTATTTATAGGCATAGCTGGTCGGTTGAATCAGCTGCTCTTCTTGCCAGTTTCTTCTCTGTCccgtctgtttttgtgtttgagctgaagagggaggagaaggaatgTGGGAGATGGTTcggacagacaaagagaaagaaagaaactgatcATCaggctgtttttctgtctggaGACGCCGTCGACAGTAAATTGCTGTAAATCGGCTGCGGCGGAAGCGGCCTCATTTTCTGAGGCGACCTGGAGACGTTGTTACTGCAGCGAGCAGATGAGTGGGCGTCGACATGATTCAGGGcgtgggtgtttttttccctccatttgaCCCCATTTCCAGAAAGTCCCGACCACGTGTCCCGACTGGTAACACTCCTCcgtccgtctcctctctctgctgatgTGTAT from Scophthalmus maximus strain ysfricsl-2021 chromosome 3, ASM2237912v1, whole genome shotgun sequence carries:
- the mxra8b gene encoding matrix remodeling-associated protein 8b, giving the protein MTTLLRILAVLFLPGAWAQSGGSSSLGVVVETKNFTVPAGSEVVLPCHSPRMVWTQDRLKDRQRVVHWDLVRSSPEYSVERILDMSPGARQRVYNGFNKGRVSVPVSAFNDGNFSLVINNVVTTDRGVYTCNLHHHYCQIHQSIQIQLNVTKSVRKEKRYWDGEKTVFVVLLGSSVVLPCVNRRPLWREGLQEDQQQVAHWDFQAPGVRPDRADRLVDLYASGERRDYGPLFAQKKMSVTEDAFTLGDFSLSISALKPVDRGLYSCHLHHHYCGLSERRIFRLTVGPRPPPSAAATTTTATATATTAPRVFQKNEPEPRTDEVEGPRVVNVILPEHRGYFVQHLGYFLATFLLLAFVVVAVVLLTRRRKKRGLEYELRRSDRGHGIIGGDMTLDCTELRTCNLQPLNSDYKNNLLRESSLTKDCNKDCEGKLWCD